The following nucleotide sequence is from Nocardioides eburneiflavus.
GGTGACGTGGGTGACCTCGGCGCCGAGGGCCTGTCCCGCGCGGGAGACGAGCCGGTCGACGAGCGAGGCCCGCCAGGTCGTCCACGCCGCAGGCGACGCGGCCCGGGCGTCGGCCTCGGTGAGGGCGCGCAGCAGCTCGAGGCTCGCCGCGTCGGGGACGTGGGTGAGCAGCTCGGCGGTGGTGGCCGGGTCGTCCGGGTCACGGGTGGTCGCCAGGTCGGCGAGCAGCAGGTGCCAGCGCACGAGGGACGCGACGACCTCGGCGTCGAGGTCGGCGAACCCCATCCGCGCCACGATCTTGCGGGCGAGCGGCTCCCCCGCCACCGAGTGGTCGTGCAGCGAGCCCTTGCCGATGTCGTGGAGCAGCGCCGCCACCAGCAGCAGGTCGGGTCGCCGGACGGTGCGGATCAGGCCGCCGGCCTCGGCGCAGGTCTCGACGACGTGACGGTCCACGGTGAAGCGGTGGATCGCCGAGGCGTGCGGCAGCAGCCGGATCTGCTCCCACTCAGGGAGGAAGGTCTCGATGCCGTCGACCTCGTCCAGCGTCTCCCACACCGGCAGCAGGCCGGGTCCGCTGGCCAGGAGGCGTACGAGCGCGTCGCGGGCGGTGGCCGGCCACGGGACCGGGAGCTCCGCGCCCTCGCGCACCAGCCGGGCGGCGGTGGTCGGGGCGAGGACGGCGTCGCGACTGGCGGCCTCAGCCGCGGCGCGGAGGAGCAGGGAGGGGTCGTCGCCGGGCTTCGTGCCCGCGTCGAGCACCACCTCTCCGCGCGACAGCGCGATGCCCGGGGCGATGCGCTCCAGTGCAGGCGTACGCCGCCCCTTCTCCCCCGTCGTGCGTGCCAACACCGCGTCCGTGCGCCGCCAGGCGAGCCGGGACAGATGGGCGATGCGGCGCCCGAGCGAGCGCACGTGGCGCTGCGCGGCCTCGGCCCCGGTGAGGTCGAGCCGCTCCGCGAGCGACCCCCACATCTCGGGGGCGATGCGGTCGCTCGGCCGGCCGGCCAGCTCGTGCACCTCGTCGCGGACGTCGAGGAGCATCTGCCGGGCCGCCTCGAGCGCGGGCGTGGAGGCGTCGACGAGCCAGCTGGCCTCGATCGCCTTGAGCACCCCGGCGTCGCGCAGGCCGCCCTCGGCCTCCTTGACGTCGGGCACCGAGGCGTGGGCGAGCTCGCCGGTGACGTCGTGCCGCTTGTGCGTGATCGCCTTCAGCTCGGGCAGCCGGGTGCGGGCCTGACGCCTCCAGTCCGCGAGCATGGTGGTGCGCAGGCGGAGCGTCAGGCCCGGGTCGCCGGCCAGGTGGCGCGCGTCGAGCAGGCCCAGCGCGACCCGGAGGTCCGTGGCCGCGTCGAGCATCTCCGCCATCGACCGCACCGAGTGGTCGAGGCGACGCCCGGAGTCCCACAGCGGGTACCAGAGGGTGTGGCCGAGGTCGCCGAGCGCGACGTCGTCGTCGTGGACGAGCACGACGTCGAGGTCGGAGTGGGGGGCCAGCTCGCCGCGGCCGTAGCCCCCGACCGCGACCAGGGCCACCCCGGCGGCGGGCCCCGCTGAGGCAGCGTATGCCTCCCTGCAGAGCTCGTCGGCCGAGGTGGCCCTGGTCTGGCGTTGTGCAGCGGTCACGAGAGCACGGTCCTCTCGGCCCCGAGAACGTCCGTCATCAGAGGGCGGACGCGTCCTGCTCGCCCGTGCGGACCCGCACGACGGTTTCGACCGGGCTGACCCAGACCTTGCCGTCGCCGATGCGACCGGTCTGCGCGGTCTTGACGATGATCCCGACGACGTCGTCGGAGTCGGCGTCGTCGACCACGATCTCGATGCGGATCTTGGGGACGAGCGCGATGTCGTACTCGGCACCGCGGTAGACCTCGGTGTGGCCCTTCTGCCGGCCGTAGCCGCTGACCTCGGAGACCGTCATGCCGGCGACCCCGAAGGTCTCGAGCGCCTCGCGGACGTCCTCCCACTTGTGCGGCTTGATGACCGCGGTGACGAGCTTCATGCGCTGGCTCCTTCCGTCTTGGTGGGGGCGGGGGCGGTGGCGGCGGCGAGGACGCTGCTGCTGCCGCCGCTGGTGCCGCTGTGCAGGTCGTACGCGGACTCGCCGTGAGCGACCAGGTCGATGCCGTTGACCTCGTCCTCCTCGTCGAGGCGCAGGCCGATCGTGTACTTGATCGCCAGGGCGATGACCGCGGTGAGGATGCCGGAGTAGACGACCGCGACCACGACACCGAGCGCCTGGTCGGCCAGCGATCCGAAGCCGCCGCCGTAGATGAGGCCGTCGACGCCGCCGGCGCCCTCGGAGGTCGAGAACACGCCGATCAGCACGGTGCCGATGATGCCACCGACGAGGTGGACGCCGACCACGTCGAGCGAGTCGTCGTAGCCGAGCCTGTACTTCAGGCCCACGGCCCAGGCGCACACGGCGCCGGCGATGGCGCCGATGGCCACGGCACCGGACAGGTTCACCGCGCCGGTGGCCGGCGTGATGGCGACGAGGCCCGCGACGATGCCGGAGGCGGCGCCGAGCGACGTGGCCTTCTTGTGGATCAGGCGCTCGACGGCCAGCCAGCCGAGGATGGCGGCCATGGTCGCCAGCGTGGTGGTGGCGAAGGTGCGGCCGGTCTCGAGCGGGAACTGGGTCTCCGGGTCGTCGCCGAAGACGATCGAGCCGACGTTGAAGCCGTACCACCCCATCCACAGCAGGCCGGCGCCGAGCATGGTCAGCGTCAGGTTGTGCGGACGCATCTGCTCCCGCGGCCACCCGATCCGCTTGCCGAGCAGCAGCACGAGCACGAGGGCCGCGATGCCGGCGTTGATGTGGACGGCCGTGCCGCCCGCGTAGTCCTGTGCGCCGATGCGGCCGCAAATGAGCGAGTCGTCGGTGCAGCTGAACACCATGTGGGCCATCGGGAAGTAGACGATGACGGCCCACAGCGGCACGAACAGCACCCAGGCCGAGAACTTCATCCGGTCAGCGACCGCACCACTGATGAGGGCGGCGGTGATGATCGCGAAGGTCATCTGGAACATCACGAAGATGTAGTCGCCGGTCGAGACGCCGTCGAGCCAGAGCAGCTCGAACGGGTTGGCGAAGAACGTGCCGTCCCCGCCGAAGCCCATCGACCAGCCGACGGCGACGTACAGGATGCCGACGATCGCGGCAGCGACGTACGACATCATCATCATGTTGAGCACGGACTTCGACCGGGACATGCCGCCGTAGAACAGGGCCAGCGCGGGAACCGTCATCATCAGGACGAAGGCAGTCGCCACCAGCATGAAGGCGTAATAGCCGTCCACAGAACCTCCAGGGAACGTACGGGGGTGGGCCCAGGCTCATGACGCCGCTGTCGTGACGGTGCCCACGTGTTGTCCCGTACCTTCCGCGGGCGAGGTTTCACCCGGCCGCGACGGATGTTGCGCGCAGGCAACGGAATGGGCCCTCGTGTTACGGGTGTGTGAACGGACCGCCACGGAACCCGCCTTGTTAGTGTTCGGCCGTGTCCAGACTGGCCGTGATGGCGCACTACGACGTCGCCGGGGAGCTGCGGCCCCACGTGCGCGGTCAGGTGGAGGCGCTGGCCGCGTCGGTCGACACCCTCCTGGTGTGCACGACGGCCAGCCTGCAGGACTCCGCCCGCGCCTGGCTCAACGAGCGCGCGACCGTCGTGGAGCGCGCCAACTACGGCTACGACTTCTTCAGCTACAAGGTCGGCCTCGATGCCGCCGGCGACCTCACCGCGTACGACGAGGTGGTGGTCTGCAACGACACCTACGTCTTCGCGCTCGACTCCTACGACCCGGTCTTCGACGAGATGGCCACCCGGCCGTGCGACTTCTGGGGCCTCACGGCCGCGGAGCGCCTGGCACCGCACATCCAGTCGTTCTTCGTCGCGTTCCGCCCGTGGGTGGTGGGCTCGCACGCCTTCACCCGGTTCTGGGAGGAGATGGAGCCGATCTCGAAACGGCGGCAGGTCATCCGGCGCTACGAGATCGGGATGTCGCGGCGGCTCTACGACGCCGGCTTCGTCTCCGACACCTACTTCGTCGAGACCCCCGAGGACCGCCGGATCGCCCGCGAGCGGATGCGCTGGTGGGCCGCGCACCGCTCCACCTTCCCGCGCACGCGCGCGGAGGTCCGCGAGTGGCGCGAGCGGGCCAACGAGCCGTGGAACCCCGCACGCAGCCTGGCCGACCGGGTGCTCGACAACGCCCGGCTGCCCTACGTCAAGATCGACACCCTGCGCTACGACCCCTACAACCTCGACGCCAAGCGCCTGCTCGAGCTGTGCGAGCGTCGCTTCCCCCAGCGCTTCGAGGGGGTGCGCGAGTTCCTCGAGGAGACCGCGCAGTACTACCCCCTCCGCGACACCGAGCGGCTGCTGCCGACGCCGTTGGCCCTCGAGCCGCTCTTTCCCCGCGTGAGGTACTCCGATGCGCGGTGAGCGTCGCCGCGCGGGGCAGGTGAGGCTCGACGACCCCGCGGAGGTGCTCGTGGACTCCGGTCTCGTCGACGCCGACTATGTCGCCGCGCAGCTCGGCACCACCTTCGACTCCGTCGCCGAGGCCGCCCGCGCCGCGGTGGCCGCCGGGGACGTCTCCCCCCACCCGCTCTTCGAGGCCCAGTGGATCGGGCGCCGCCGGTCGTGGCAGCGGCTGGGCCAGCACCCGGTGCTCTGGTACGTCTCGGAGCGCCGGCGCCGCAACCGGATCGCGCCCCACCCGCTGGTCGACCCGCGGATCATCTTCGCCGCCCACCCCGAGGCCCGGCACCACCCCTACGGCGCCCTGTCCTACTGGCTCTCGGTGTCGGGCCCGGGCACGCCCCTGCCGACGCGGATCCTGCCCCGCAAGGTGTCCTGGTCCACCTACCGCGCGGCCGCGATCGACGCCGCTGCCCAGTGGCGCGACGAGGTCGTGCGGGAGCGCCCCGAGCTCGTCGGCCCGACCCCGGCGCTGCCCGCGACGCTCGCGACGTCCCCGGCGGTGACCGTGGTGATGGCCGCCCAGGACGCCGGCCCGCTGGTCCGCCGGACCGTCGCGTCGCTCCAGGCCCAGACCTTCACCGACTGGCACCTCGTCGCGGTGGACCGTGGGTCGGCCGACGACACCGCGGCGGTGCTCCAGGGCGTGGCGGCCTTCGACGACCGGGTGACCCTCGTCCGGGAGGGGCGTTGCGGCGAGGCCCGCGCGCTCAACGTCGCCCTCGAGCACGGCACGGCCGAGCACGTCGCCGTCCTCCCGCTCGGGCGCGAGTGGCTCCCGGAGATGCTCGCCGAGCTGCTGGCGCACGCCCACCACACGGGCGCGGCCGCCGTCCTCGCCGGGACGGGCGCGGTCGCCCGCTCCCGCCTCGAGCTCCTCTCCGGCCGGCCGGTCGACCTCGCCACCGCACTGCTGCGCCGTGACGCCGTCAAGGACGTCGGCGGGTTCGACGAGGGCCTCGGCGGGTCCGTCGAGCGTGACCTGATGCTCAGGCTCACCCGCGACCACGACCCGCTCTCCGTCGACGTACCCGCCCTCAAGCGCCCCGACGCCCCCCAGCCGGCGTACTCCGACGACTGGGGCTCAGTCGTCCTCGAGCGTCAGCTCGTGGACTGGGAGGCCGCCGCAGCCCGGGAGACGCAGGAGGACCTGGTCAGCCACGTGATGCCGGTCGGCACCGAGCCGCGGCGCACCGTCGAGTGGCTGGGCGCGGTGCCGCGCGAGGGGTCCGAGCTCATCCTCGTCGGGGTGCGCCTGCGCCGCGCCCACCACGTGCTGGCCGCCTCGATCGCAGCGATCATCTCGGGTGCCCGCTTCGTCTCGGTGCCCGCAGCGGTCTCCACGTCAGCCGCCACCAACGTCGGCATCGCGGCCGCTGCCGGCAGCACCGTGCTGCTGGTCCGCCCCGAGGCGATGCCGCCGCGACAGCCCATCGCCCACGAGCTGGCCGAGGTCGTCCGCGGCACCGACGTCGCGGCCGCACAACCGCTGGTCGTCGACCTCGACGGCGTCGTGCTGAGCGCCGGCGCTCGCTTCGGACCCGACAGCCCCCACCCGGAGCTCTTCCTCTCCGGCCTGCCCAGCAGCGACGCCGTACGGATCGGCAGGTGCGCGGTCGCGGCCCCTGCCGCGCCGATGGTGGCCGTACGCACCGAGACGGCCGTCGCGCTGCGCGGGCTGGACGCACGCTTCCACTCCGTCCTCGCCGAGACAGACCTGGGGCTGCGCGCCCGGCGCGCGGGGCTGGGCGGCTCCGTGCTGGTGCCCGACACCGTGATCACCTCGCGCACGCCCTACGCGAGTGCCGAGGAGCTCATCGGCGCGCTGTCCTCGCTGCGGTCCACGGTGCACGCGGGGGCCGCGCCTCCGCCCGACACCGCCCCCGAGCTGCTCGCCTCCGCCGGGCTCGAGGTGGTCGCCCAGCGCAACCGCCGCGTCTGCACCGACCCCGAGGAGCGCACCGCACCGGCGGTGCTCGTGCCGGAGCTGGTCGTCCGCCCGATCGAGGGGATCCACGAGTCGCCCCCGCGGCTGAGGTGGGCCGTCGACATCGCCGCCCCGGCCGCGCAGCGCGGCGACCGGTGGGGCGACACCTACTTCGCGCGATCGCTCGCCGACGCCCTCGAGAGACGCGGCCAGCACGTCGCGATCGACCGGCGCGACGCGCGCGACCGCGACTCCCGCGACCACGACGACGTGCTGCTCGTGCTGCGCGGTCTCGACCGGGTGACCCCGCGCCCGGGGCTGCTCAACGTCGAGTGGATCATCAGCCACCCCGACATGATCACGGCGGACGAGGTGGCGGACTTCGACCTCGTGTACGCCGCCAGCACCAGCTGGTCCACCCGGATGAGCCGCGAGTGGGGCACCCGGATCGAGCCGCTCCTGCAGTGCACCGACACCCGGTGGTTCCACCCTGACCGGGCCGAGCCCGACACCGGCCCCGCGCTGCTCTTCGTCGGCAACTCGCGCGGTGTCTACCGCTACGCCGTGCGCAGCGCGCTCGCCATCGGCGCTGACCTGACCCTCCACGGCAACGACTGGACCGAGTTCGTCGAGCGCGACCAGATCGCCTCCGGCGGTGTCGACAACCGTGAGGTCGGGGTGCTCTACGCGTCCGCCGGGATCGTGCTCAACGACCACCACCTCGACATGCGGCGCGACAGCTTCGCCTCCAACCGGCTCTTCGACGCGGCCGCGTGCGGGGCACGCATCCTCAGCGACCGCATCGACGGCCTCGAGGAGATCTTCTCGGGCCTGGCGCTGCCGTTCGACAACGAGCACGAGCTCGCCCGCCTGGTGAAGCCCCCCTACGAGGCGTTTCCCGACAACGCCACCCGCCGCGAGATCGCCCACCGGATCATCGCCGAGCACAGCTTCGACAAGCGGGCCGAGACGCTCGTCGACGACGCCGTACGCCGCCTGCTCGCCCGCCGCTGACGTCGAGGCGGCTCGTCCTGACCGCACAGACCTGCCGAGTCGGCTCGTCCTGACCGCTCAGACCTGCCGAGTCGGCTCGTCCTGACCGGCGGCGCGTCAGGACGCGCCGACTCGGCGGGGTCGAAGCGTCAGGACGCGCCGACTCGGCGGGGTCGAAGCGTCAGGACGCGCCGACTCGGCGGGCGCTGCGCGTACGGCTCAGCCGAGGAGCGCGTCCACGAACGCCGACGCCTCGAAGGGCGCCATGTCGTCGGGACCCTCACCGAGACCGACGAGCTTGACCGGCACGCCCAGCTCGCGCTGCACCTGCACCACGATACCGCCCTTGGCGGACCCGTCGAGCTTGGTGAGCACGATGCCGGTGACGTCCACGATCTCGCTGAAGACTCGGGCCTGGATCAGGCCGTTCTGCCCGGTGGTCGCGTCGAGGACGAGCAGCACCTCGGTGACGTCGGCCTGCTTCTCGATGACGCGTTTGATCTTGCCGAGCTCGTCCATCAGGCCGGCCTTGTTCTGGAGGCGGCCGGCGGTGTCGACGAGCACGGTGTCGACGCCGTTCTCGACGCCGTGCTTGACGGCCTCGAACGCGACGCTGGCGGGGTCGCCGCCCTCGGGTCCCCGGACGACCTCGACGCCGACGCGCTCGCCCCAGGTGGCCAGCTGGTCGACGGCGGCCGCGCGGAAGGTGTCGGCCGCGCCCAGGGTCACGGTGAGGTCCTCGGCGACGAGGATGCGGGCGATCTTGCCGACGGTGGTCGTCTTGCCGGCGCCATTGACGCCCACGACCAGCACCACGCCGGGCTTGCCGTCGGCACCGGTGACCTGTACGCGGCGGTCCAGGTCGGTGCCGACGAGCTCGACCAGCTCCTCGCGCAGCACGGTGCGGGGGTCGGGCGCCTGTCCGCCCTCGACGCGCAGGCGCGTCCGCAGCTTGTCGACGAGCGCCTGGGTGGGCGCGACGCCCACGTCGGCGGTGAGGAGGGTGTCCTCGATCGCCTCCCAGGTGTCCTCGTCGAGCCGGTCGCGGCTGAGCAGCGACAGCAGGCCCTGGCCGAGCCCGCCCTGCGAGCGGGCGAGCCGCTCGCGCAGGCGCTGCATGCGGGTCGCGGAGCGCTCCGGCCTCTCGATGGTCGGGGCAGCGGGTCCGGCGGTGTCAGCGGCCGGCTCCGGCGGGGCCTCGGTCGCGGTCTCCGTCTCCGTCGGCGACGGGACGATCACGTCCGTCGTGCCGCTCGGCCGCGCGGCCTTGCGGCGGCGCCCGGACGTCAGCAGTCCGGCGAGCGTGAGCACGCCGACGACCGCGATGGCGATGATCAGATAGAGCCAGTCACCCATGGGCCAATCCAATCAGAGGTGCGCGGCACGACGCAGGCGGGTGAGCATCGGGTGCTCCGCCGACGGCTGTCCGCCCGCCAGCCGGGCCCGCAGGGCGTCGCGCTCGGCGGCCAGCCGCTCGGCCCGCGTACGTGCCCGGGCGAGGCGGGCCTCCGTCCGCGCAAGGTCCGCGAGCACCGCGTCGAAGGCCGCCGCCAGGCCGGACCCGCTGCCGGGCAGCACCGGGGTCCCGCAGGCCTGCCCTGGTCGCGCGACCCACACCACCTCGTGCGCCATCAGGCGGAACCACGACACCGCGGCCTCGCCGACCAGGGCGGGCGGCGTGACCCGTACGGAGGACAGGCCCGCCGCGGCGAGCCGGTCGTCGAAGTCGTCCCCGTACCACCGCACGTGGTCGGCCTGCCCGAAGCGGCGCACCCGGTCCTCGGGCGCGGCGAGCGGGTCCTCCTCCGTCGCCACACCCATCCTGATCGGCACCTCGAGCAGCGCGATCCCCCGCGGGCTCAGCACGCGCGCGATCTCGCGCATGGCGGTGCAGTCGTCCGGGACGTGCTCGAGCACGTGGTAGCAGACCAGCAGGTCGACGGACGCGTCGCGCAGCGGCAGCGCGGTGAGGCTGGCGAGGGCGTCGACCTCACGCTTGTCGTGCCCGAGGTCGAGGCGCACCCGGCGACGGGCGCCCAGCCGGTCGATCAGGGGCGTCGACTGGCGCGACGGGGCGATCTCGACCACGGTGTCGAGGTCGCGCAGGTCGGGTCCGAGCGAGCCGAGCAGCAGGGACAGGAACCGGTGCCGCTCGAGGCTCCCGCAGCGCGGGCACTTGGCGTCCGGGCGTCCGTCCGGCCCCGGGCGGAACTGCCGGGACACCCTCGTCCCGCAGGCCGCGCAGTAGGCCCTGTGCACGTCGTGGCGTGAGCCGGTCACGCCCCGCACGTTAGCCCTCTGCGACCCCGCCGTGGGGTGGCGCGCCGGATCGGGGTCCGGGGTCCGTCAGACGCGGGACTCCGAGTCCGCCAGCGTCGGGAGGGCGTCGACGCCCTTGCGCATGGCGTTGCCGAGCTGCGGCGCGACGGGCATCTCCTCGCCACGGTGGGGGTAGGCGACATAGACGCCGACGCCGACGGCGACGAGCACGCCGAGGGTCATCATCACAACGATCGCGAGCACGGGATTCCTCCGAGGTGGGCCGGTCGGGTCCCGTCCACCGTGCCACACCGGCGGGGCATGGGGAGAACCGGCGACGACCTGCGGCGCGTCGGGGTGAGGACGCTCACCCCTCGGGGCGAAGCAGGGGTACGACCGCCGCGCGCACGACGTCGGGCACGGGGGTCACCGGGCGGTCCCCCGCGCCGCGGGAGTTGTCGACGTAGACGTGGACGAACCGGCCCTCGGCCGCCGCCTCGTCCGAGCGTCCCTGGAAGAGCCCGATGCGGTAGACGACCGAGCTGGTGCCGACCCGGTCCACGACGAGGCCCATCT
It contains:
- a CDS encoding P-II family nitrogen regulator; protein product: MKLVTAVIKPHKWEDVREALETFGVAGMTVSEVSGYGRQKGHTEVYRGAEYDIALVPKIRIEIVVDDADSDDVVGIIVKTAQTGRIGDGKVWVSPVETVVRVRTGEQDASAL
- a CDS encoding ammonium transporter, producing the protein MDGYYAFMLVATAFVLMMTVPALALFYGGMSRSKSVLNMMMMSYVAAAIVGILYVAVGWSMGFGGDGTFFANPFELLWLDGVSTGDYIFVMFQMTFAIITAALISGAVADRMKFSAWVLFVPLWAVIVYFPMAHMVFSCTDDSLICGRIGAQDYAGGTAVHINAGIAALVLVLLLGKRIGWPREQMRPHNLTLTMLGAGLLWMGWYGFNVGSIVFGDDPETQFPLETGRTFATTTLATMAAILGWLAVERLIHKKATSLGAASGIVAGLVAITPATGAVNLSGAVAIGAIAGAVCAWAVGLKYRLGYDDSLDVVGVHLVGGIIGTVLIGVFSTSEGAGGVDGLIYGGGFGSLADQALGVVVAVVYSGILTAVIALAIKYTIGLRLDEEDEVNGIDLVAHGESAYDLHSGTSGGSSSVLAAATAPAPTKTEGASA
- a CDS encoding rhamnan synthesis F family protein, translating into MSRLAVMAHYDVAGELRPHVRGQVEALAASVDTLLVCTTASLQDSARAWLNERATVVERANYGYDFFSYKVGLDAAGDLTAYDEVVVCNDTYVFALDSYDPVFDEMATRPCDFWGLTAAERLAPHIQSFFVAFRPWVVGSHAFTRFWEEMEPISKRRQVIRRYEIGMSRRLYDAGFVSDTYFVETPEDRRIARERMRWWAAHRSTFPRTRAEVREWRERANEPWNPARSLADRVLDNARLPYVKIDTLRYDPYNLDAKRLLELCERRFPQRFEGVREFLEETAQYYPLRDTERLLPTPLALEPLFPRVRYSDAR
- a CDS encoding glycosyltransferase family protein, whose product is MRGERRRAGQVRLDDPAEVLVDSGLVDADYVAAQLGTTFDSVAEAARAAVAAGDVSPHPLFEAQWIGRRRSWQRLGQHPVLWYVSERRRRNRIAPHPLVDPRIIFAAHPEARHHPYGALSYWLSVSGPGTPLPTRILPRKVSWSTYRAAAIDAAAQWRDEVVRERPELVGPTPALPATLATSPAVTVVMAAQDAGPLVRRTVASLQAQTFTDWHLVAVDRGSADDTAAVLQGVAAFDDRVTLVREGRCGEARALNVALEHGTAEHVAVLPLGREWLPEMLAELLAHAHHTGAAAVLAGTGAVARSRLELLSGRPVDLATALLRRDAVKDVGGFDEGLGGSVERDLMLRLTRDHDPLSVDVPALKRPDAPQPAYSDDWGSVVLERQLVDWEAAAARETQEDLVSHVMPVGTEPRRTVEWLGAVPREGSELILVGVRLRRAHHVLAASIAAIISGARFVSVPAAVSTSAATNVGIAAAAGSTVLLVRPEAMPPRQPIAHELAEVVRGTDVAAAQPLVVDLDGVVLSAGARFGPDSPHPELFLSGLPSSDAVRIGRCAVAAPAAPMVAVRTETAVALRGLDARFHSVLAETDLGLRARRAGLGGSVLVPDTVITSRTPYASAEELIGALSSLRSTVHAGAAPPPDTAPELLASAGLEVVAQRNRRVCTDPEERTAPAVLVPELVVRPIEGIHESPPRLRWAVDIAAPAAQRGDRWGDTYFARSLADALERRGQHVAIDRRDARDRDSRDHDDVLLVLRGLDRVTPRPGLLNVEWIISHPDMITADEVADFDLVYAASTSWSTRMSREWGTRIEPLLQCTDTRWFHPDRAEPDTGPALLFVGNSRGVYRYAVRSALAIGADLTLHGNDWTEFVERDQIASGGVDNREVGVLYASAGIVLNDHHLDMRRDSFASNRLFDAAACGARILSDRIDGLEEIFSGLALPFDNEHELARLVKPPYEAFPDNATRREIAHRIIAEHSFDKRAETLVDDAVRRLLARR
- the ftsY gene encoding signal recognition particle-docking protein FtsY; amino-acid sequence: MGDWLYLIIAIAVVGVLTLAGLLTSGRRRKAARPSGTTDVIVPSPTETETATEAPPEPAADTAGPAAPTIERPERSATRMQRLRERLARSQGGLGQGLLSLLSRDRLDEDTWEAIEDTLLTADVGVAPTQALVDKLRTRLRVEGGQAPDPRTVLREELVELVGTDLDRRVQVTGADGKPGVVLVVGVNGAGKTTTVGKIARILVAEDLTVTLGAADTFRAAAVDQLATWGERVGVEVVRGPEGGDPASVAFEAVKHGVENGVDTVLVDTAGRLQNKAGLMDELGKIKRVIEKQADVTEVLLVLDATTGQNGLIQARVFSEIVDVTGIVLTKLDGSAKGGIVVQVQRELGVPVKLVGLGEGPDDMAPFEASAFVDALLG
- a CDS encoding class I SAM-dependent methyltransferase, whose amino-acid sequence is MTGSRHDVHRAYCAACGTRVSRQFRPGPDGRPDAKCPRCGSLERHRFLSLLLGSLGPDLRDLDTVVEIAPSRQSTPLIDRLGARRRVRLDLGHDKREVDALASLTALPLRDASVDLLVCYHVLEHVPDDCTAMREIARVLSPRGIALLEVPIRMGVATEEDPLAAPEDRVRRFGQADHVRWYGDDFDDRLAAAGLSSVRVTPPALVGEAAVSWFRLMAHEVVWVARPGQACGTPVLPGSGSGLAAAFDAVLADLARTEARLARARTRAERLAAERDALRARLAGGQPSAEHPMLTRLRRAAHL